One Solea senegalensis isolate Sse05_10M unplaced genomic scaffold, IFAPA_SoseM_1 scf7180000014490, whole genome shotgun sequence genomic window, AAGTCTTACCCTCTTGTTTTAGACATTCTTCTGGGTCTCCACTTTTTCATCAGCACCCACTGATCACATGTCAGGGACATGGGATCTGATGAACAAAAGAGATTAAAACATGTTAGGATCCATGCATGCACTGAATACTGGCTAATACAGATGCAAAATGCAGAAACACTGATGTTATTGCTTTCAATGAAAGACTGGAGTGTATAAACAACATTTGTCCATTTTCtatccaaaaagaaaaaagtttgaaaCCCACAATGAAATGGTTTCTTTAAATTTGACTTGAGAGCAAATaccaatatttaattttattaagcATTCGTCACGATAACTATCACTATTGACTGATTTATAACATTATATCATGATTACACTTTTGGACTTTTCATTAAccctgtttttttcctgatttgACCACCACATACACTGCCATGACCAAATACTCTTAAAAGATGCggttatataatttatatagaAGAGATATAGATAAGATATTGATATAGATAAGATATTGCTAGGAAATTTGCAGTATTAGCAGCACAGACAGTAAACAAGGAAAGTAATAAATAGTAAGCATGCATTAACACCAGGATGTATAGAAAGTATAAATATCCTAATTAACATATATTGAGAATAATATATACAGTGAGAACAGTGTTTACAGTTTAACTTGCATACTTGGACATATTATGTACACAGGTTACAGTGTAAGGGATTGCCCATGTAAAACACTGCACTGGTGGACATGTACAGGATATTGAATCTTATTTATATGACCGTTAACTCTGTAAAAGAGATTATGTTTTgcctgtctttgtttgtttgaatgtgagCAGCAATAAtactcaaaaagaaaaagttggattttgatgacattttctggtaaTGTGGATTATAagccaaaaaacacatgttagGTTTTGGTAAATCAGATATATAATTGTTAACCTTGCAAGACAGGGTCAAATGTAGGGTGTATTGATGACACTGGAGGAAACTGAGCTGCAGCGGACGTTTGAGCACTCCAAGTGAttgctgcatttatttttacaatgaaCATGTGTATGTGCTGTAGCAACGACCAAAGATCCCATGgcagacatttcatttttattttgttgcactCACCATTGTCTAAGAGTTTGTCTTTCATTGGCACGTTCATCTTCTCTGCTTTGTGGTAGAGCTTCAGACAGGCTGAGCACATGTGCAGTGACGTCCCCCTCTCCTTGGGAGTGGTGTGAGACAAGAAAGAAGGACCAGAAACTATGCTACTGTTGACGGAGCCAGAGTCTTCATCCGACTCTATTCCATAATCAGCCAACACTATGATTGATCCCTCATCCTCCTTAGCAACATGGTTTACACCACCCGCATCACTGATGTCTTGATTGCTTCTCTCATCTATAGTGACTGCGCCATCACCAACTTTGTTCCTCCTCCGCCCCGTCTTTGGTCTCTTACCCCTCAACTTGTGCTGGGTAACGTCTTCATCAGGGCTGCGACTTCTCTGAGGGCTCTTCTGGATGGACCTCTTCAGTCTGGTGGAGCGTTGGGGATACATGAGCTGTTTCCAATTCAGACACTATTCAAATGACctgtgacagagagaaacagagacaaccTGTGATACAGCACCTGCAAAATTCCATACATTAtagggatgggcatttcaagcaattatttacatacttattgggaataaatcttaaatactggattattatttacttGAAAAGCCATGTAAGCTTTCGTGCTCCCGCCAAACCTATGAGACAGACTTAAAATCATGCTTCTACATAGCTAgagaaagtaatgcagggttccacagcatgtgtaaatgtaatcaCTCGTGCAAACACAGCAGTCCACTACCTTGCTACTGCTGCCACCTTGAGGTGATAGATGCACCAGCAATTAGATAGTTACTCGAgtagaaagatttttttttattgcagtcattgatttttttcagtttcgtatcttttcaataaaatcacagaaagctGCAGTAAATGACATTATTGGTTTGATATAGTCAAATAATTGAATATGCATGCCCAGCCCTACTACATTGATATGTAATAATTTCAGGCtggatctttttttcttttgatgcAGCCTACCTTAAATATTCTACTCTTAAAGACAGTGAATGAATCAAAGCCATCGGCCTCAGCTGCAAGCACCACCATCTTTAATgacagaatataaacaaatacaacatgTATGCTACAGTCTGGTGTACCTTGTGAGTTGTATcggatttcacatttttatctgtccgatatctgatccagtgattatgaccagtatcggaccaataCCAATACTGACTGATACAGACTGACCTTTGCCATTTATGTGTATGGGGTACAACATTCGAGATAATTCAAGATATCTAAAAAGGACAATGTAGATATCTTCAATTGAGTATAAGTTATACTCAATTATACTTTAGTTATACTGTATAACTAAAGATatcttgaacttgaattatGACTAGTCATAATGACGTTGAAGATATCTATAAGATATCTATAATGaaacactccaaaaacatgaatgacAAATGTGACGCCATTTTGACtagaaacaaactaaaatgcAGATATCTGTATTTTATGACGTCACAGGTATCAGATATTGCAATGGCAGCTCTAAACTGTGACACTTCAAAACTGTTTTTAACGATTAGTATTCTAATAAATTAAGTCTTGTGATTTAACAGAATTAACGAGTACCATTGTTGTTTAGCACAAGTTAGCATCCATgctaaagttaaataaataaataaatacaaacacaagcTGTTCGCCACTCCGCTAATGAAACTTGAAGATTTACTGAGTCTCGGGTGGTTCACACAGTGGTTTATGTGACGTGGTAAGCAAAGTTATTATTACTCAAAACTGAACACGAAGCACACACTTTAGAAAAACGACGTGCTTACTTGTTGACATGATTCGTCCCGCGCCGTGGTGGTGACGAGCTGCTGGAATTAAAGCACGCGCGCAGATTCAGGAGTCTTCTTCTACGACAGCATAGTAAGAGAAAACGGCGCGTTACCGCCATCTACTGGGCGTACGACTGAATGACACACTACCTGCTGTGGCCTTTTTtatcaaaacatcaaaacataatCCTCAgaagtcttgtataaagtacttaaAAATGATACTTGAATAAAAGTACAAGAaaaataccagaaaatgactttggtagcaGTTGAAGTAACTTTTTTATAAAAGcctcttaaagtatatgacatttactgtacttacaTATCAATTGTAATTTTATGATATTAAATGTACTtacgttttagaagtaaaagtattaaaaaagtgaggagttgaTTGagtcatggtggctcagtgtgaatgtgtgaatgtcaaaacacagtgtagtgtaaagcagttaatcaagactagaaaagctctatataaacacagaccataataccaactcttcttcttttgattttattaggtagtaatgagtaacaaagatagttagaggaaatgtagtggagtaaaagtaaaagctgcTAGAACTATaaataacaagtataataagtaaagtacagatatttTTATGTTGTACTTAAACCTTCCATCCCTGCAAATATAAAAGCTGTTAAATTTGTCACAATTTGTCATTCAACTTgtgatttgttgtgtttgtgagctgTAACATTAGTGGGTAAAAAACAGTTTTGGTACggtatttttttatatcattattctcattttcattgagGAAACGTGAGGAGAGTAACAGCGGCACAAATCTGGTGCAGGTACAGAAAGGAGCAGTAGCAGAGTGGAAGCTAGAGAGGCCCAAAAGCAACAACCCAGTCACTACAGATAATACGAGAAACCAAGTTAATGCAGTGTTGAAGCTGGACTGAGGCCACAGATAGGGTGCTTTGCACAGGTGTTACATTTAGCATCCATGATGACATAGAcatgtttcaaataaaataacaaaagaaactgAAAGCAAAGTTATATTTGTCTTGTTATCTTTgcctttttgtgttgtttttgatccGAAAAATGATCCGATCCGTGACTCAGAAACCTAGTGAGAAACAGAGATGTTCTCTTctgtctgtagaataagatgtgtaccTATCAATGCAATGATTGATCTAAATTTGACACCCCAAACATTACGCCTCCTGTGATTTcaatacaatttaaataatttgtTCAGCCCTAGAGTTTCCTCCATTGAAAAACACAGGTCATTGAGTCAGaagctggagaggaggaggagcttgagGGTGGGAATTGATTTATAATCATTTACAAAGTGCATTCTCTTCTCACTCTGTACAGATACAGTGAGGTCTGCAccagcaggaggaaaagagaacAATGTGGaaagcagcagtgtttgtgttgctgctgttgaaCGTGGACACACAGGTGAACGGTGCTGCAGGTGACACGAAGGACTCTGTGAAGGAAAATCCCAGACCTGAGACACAGGTGAAGACAGAAGAGGCTGGAGCCAGTGGCAGCATTCCTGCAAAACAAGCTGCCTCTCCAGCCTTCCTGGGTAATTTGCTTGTGATACCCATGGATGGGAGTCACTGGATAACCACTAAGGCCGTTGCCCAACAAATGGGTCGTCGTGGACACCGGGTCACCGTTGTGATACCAGAGGTCAGCATGCGCATGGGCCCGGGGAAGCACTATGACACTGTGACCCACTCTGTTCCCTATGACACAGCTTTTATAGAGTCTGTGCTGGCCTTACAgaaggaaaacatgcaaaactcAGGACTCTCTTTCAtggagaagacaaagaaaaaaatcgcACATTTCCAGGGAATTATAGGATTACTGCACACCACCGCAGAGAGTCTACTGTTCAACGCCAGCTTAATCTCACACCTGGCACAGCAGGTGAGTGCAGCAACAAAGAAACAAGAGTGGAATGGAACACAGTTGAACTTTATACACAACCCCATGTGTCATTTAATGAAACCTTATCAACTACTCTTGActcaaggttataatagttttggatgtttcattagttttagtttttatttagtttggacTATTTGCTTTTAATATGAGGGAGTTTTAATTCATCTTTAGACCGGCTATGATAGTTTTTATTCGTCttcattttttgtaaatgcttagtttttaTAGAATTGTTTTGTAATTTGGAGTATTTGCACAACATGGGTCACAgtaagtattgtgtcataaaaaacaaaacaaaaaacagcaaaagatgccatttaCCAGATGCCAGAAACCATCCCTAAATCAAATAGAACAGTCtgagacacacataaacacaacaacataaataaataataaataaatcacattgcTTGTGATTCAGGAGTCCCAGGAATTCaacctgaggaaaaacaaaaatggaggtTCGATGAACTGACTCAACCCAATtaacaaatgttgtgtttaaccTGCAGAGCCATGTGTcccacaaacaaagacaacctgaaagcattttattatgaatgaatgaaactgcTGTCTCAAAGGAACACACTTCATAGGAACCTGAAAGGATTGTGTATGAAATGAATTTACAaagtttttgtaaaatgaattttacaaaaaaactgaGCACATTTTCGCTACAGTTTTAGTTAGttatcgttttttttgttttctttttaacttttgtttttttcaatttaaattttCGTTCGTTTTCGTGAACTCTAATAAACTTGCTCTTGAcctactttttttcttctcagtcGTCCTGGTCATCCTCTGTAGTCAGCTGAAGGTGACTCAAGTGAAACCAAACGCCCTGAAAGTGGGTCAGAGGTGTGAATGATCTGCATTGTTCAACTTTACTCTAGATAGGTTCATAATAAGCCTCTTGAATAGAGGTGAAAGTCCGGGTCGCCCACAGATAACCACAGAAGATACTTTGTGACCTGTTGCTGTAGTGGATTGCTCTGTGAAGTGTTTGCTTGCATTCAAAATCTTACTTGAAAGACAGAGCAGCCTATTTTAACTTACAAAACTCTGTAAACACAAGcagtaattaaatgtaaatttataGGTGAAATAGGTgagtatatttaaaatatgtaggCAAATAAAGGAAGATAAGATAAACTGGAATATGATCAAATAATAGGTGCggtaaaatggaaaataaaaaaaggtcaacaGAGGGTAGAATAAAATTAATTTTGTCAGACTAAAACGAACTAAAAGAgtacaaataaattaataactAAAACTCAGGTTAaaaaaggttagatcttaagtttgtttaaaatatatatatgtattaccATTCTCAGGTCTTCAGTTAGGTTGTTATACCATAATATATGGACCATAATAACAGAGCAGAGGTCTAACCCTGGGAATCTGATAAAAGTAGTGGGGCTAAGACAAAAAATAGTAAAATCATTGACTCTAAAAGAAACAGAAGGCCAgtgtaatgatgtaaaaaaaaatgggtgtAATGTGTTTGCTCTCAGAGAGAAACAATCTTACCATGGCAATGTTTTTTAGATGATAAAAAGCAGTTTTGGTGAAAAAACCCCAACATTATCCACATCTAAAATAGATTTCTCTTTGTGCAAAACAGCTTTCAGGCTGCGTTTCTGGCACACTGTGTCAAATCTTTCCAAAGTACTTTGAGATGCCCCAGTAGCCATAATGGTTTCTCATACAAGAAATGgatatttacacacactgaGCAGTGGTTTCTTTCTATCCTTTGTCATGAGCCGTTCCCATTTTGCAATGGTTAAACCTTTGGTACAGTGCTAATACCCTCACCTCACCTTACCTATTAAACTGCTACATGTCAAACCTTACGTGATCTTTTTCAGTGTGTCATGATTAGATGTCAGGTTTAGGCACTAAAAGAAATTTCAACTTTACAGGTATGGGGTTTGTACAATTTGCAGCATGAAATGTAGTTAAGCAGAGATCTTGACTAAATGGACTTAAATGCATGCCTTCTGCATTGGATAATAAAATAAGGATGGTGTGGAAGATGGTTCATCACATAACAGACCTCTCCTCTTCTGCATTAGTGACAgatgaatatatacataaatatgaatCTATCCCACTATGTCTGTGCAGTGTTTCCTTCATTCACCCTTTCACTCTGCAGGGCTTTGATGCAGTGCTGACAGACCCCGCCGTACCCACGGGTGTACTGATTGCTCGGAAATTAGGTGAGATTCTGACACACTGggatcatgtgtgtgtatacttgtgcATTTTCTCACCGGTCATTACTGATTTGATTTCAGGCATCCCCGTTGTTAATCTACTGAGAGGAATCCCGTGTTCCCTGGAAATGAAGGCCGCAGGCTGCCCTTCTCCACCTTCATATGTGCCTCGCTTCTTCACGCGATACACTGACAAAATGACCTTCAAGGAGAGAACTGTCAACACCTTGGTGAGCATTTGTAGGCAGACACACGCATGCGTGACGCAAAATGACCACATGACCATGAAACGTCAGAAATGAAATAGGAAAATCACAGACTCTGTGTTGCTCAAACTAGCCCTCACACAAATCTTCATCCTCCTAGACCAGGGGACAACAACCTGTGGCTCTTCAGCCCCCCTGCAGTGGCTCCTTTTACCTTCTAAAggaacacacactgaagtcacCAATTAACCAATTAATGGCAGTAATGTGCTGTAATGTAGAACTGTTGATTTCCCCTATGAACTTTGGAGCCGACACTGATTATGTTCAAGCACTTGTAGAAAGTCAAAGTTGAGCCTGAAGCTCAAGACTTGCAACAGGGTTATTTTTCTTGGCTTCTTAAGATAGAGTCTTTGGGGcatttaagacatttaaaaaaatacatctggAGTCCATTTTGTACAAACTCCGTGATCATTTATCACTGTaatactgtaaaaatgtcatgaatgagtgtgtgagctgTATGAATGATAGAATGTGTCCTTTCCTGACAAAATATGacatgtcacaaaaatgattgattgattaaggACTACGTGCCATTGTACAATAATACCACTAATTATCATGTTATTAAAGAGGCAAATAAGAGCTAAGCTTTATTTGAGGGGCCAAAAACATCATAAATCTTATACAAACACCTGATGTGTGCTGTCTCCCTGCATGTACTGGCTAATGTTTACTGCAAGTAAGGACCATTTAATCAAATGTCAATTTCCAAGTATCAGTCCATGTAAAATTGTCCTGAAAACAGTGATGATATAGTGTCCTGGACAGAGACGGGAGGAAATGTAGCAACGGATGCAACGTaaagcataaataaaataaaaagcagagagacacttaaaaagcagagagacacacagcaaGAGTGTCTGCTACAACAGCCAAACTCAGTGACGTAAGCCAGTGTGCATAAGGGTCTACAACCTGGAGCTGCAAAACCatgaaaattaaatgacatcatGTAATAAGTTTTTTATATGGATATATAGATGTAAAAGAACAacagtttgttgcatttatgacattttttctacCCGTTTACAAaagaaatgtccaaaaaaatccACTGGCACTTGTAGACCTAGTTTGAAATAtcaattatgtttttgaaaattgtgtcCTTGTGAGCCAAAATGACAGATTGTTGAGGAGATTAACCTAACCAGACTGGGTCAGACTGAACTGTACATCAGGCTGTTTTCTCCTGAGTTTCAGACTATCCTGAATATGATAATATGATGTTAAGAGGATAtaacaagaaaaatatataaaagaaagaaaCGTTTGATGAGCTATTTGAAGTTGGACTGCATTAgcaacatcatttaaatgtaactaaAAATTGTTTTAAACCATTAAGACCTTCTGCTTTTTCCTCTGACGTGCAGATAGCTTTGCTGGAGCCACTGCTTTGCAAACTGATTTTCTGGCATTTTGACCATGTCACCCATCAATTCCTGGGAGAGCAGGTGGGCGTAGCTGAGGTGCTGTCAAACTCTGATATCTGGCTGCTGAGGTAATGTGTAtcaaggctacaaaaaacatacacagcaaATGACTGAGACATGTTAAAGTACGTCTCATATTCAGAATAATATTGTGATACTGTGATAAAACAGGATTGATTTCACACTGGAGTTCCCACGTCCTGTCATGCCAAATGTAATACTCGTTGGTGGTATCAACTGCAACGTGAGAGCTCCTCTTCCTGAGGTAAGACTGCTGAGCATTTCTCATTTGGAAAAATGTGTTACCATGCAGATTTTACTTCAATGGTTTTATGTTCTGCAGGATTTGGAGACCTGGGTGTCAGGAGAGCACGGGTTCATAGTGTTCACTTTGGGCACCATGGTGTCAGATCTGCCAGAAGAAACCACCTCCATCTTCCTGGAGGCCTTCGGACAGATACCACAGAAAGTAAAGGAGTAAATGTTGCAAACATATACAGCACagggatacaaaaaaaaaaaaaactttctctGGTTTGTTATTTACAAGTGTGGGtttgaataaaaattaaaaggTACTTGAACCACTAACACAATTTCAACAAAAACCTTTTGACAGGATTTACTTGCAGTAAATGAAAATTGgccaaaaccacaaacaaagaaaaaaacaagttcacacCGTTTTGAACATAACACATAAACTTAGAACTTAGACTTTAGAAAATAAGATTAGATGGC contains:
- the si:ch211-227n13.3 gene encoding uncharacterized protein si:ch211-227n13.3 isoform X1; translated protein: MYPQRSTRLKRSIQKSPQRSRSPDEDVTQHKLRGKRPKTGRRRNKVGDGAVTIDERSNQDISDAGGVNHVAKEDEGSIIVLADYGIESDEDSGSVNSSIVSGPSFLSHTTPKERGTSLHMCSACLKLYHKAEKMNVPMKDKLLDNDPMSLTCDQWVLMKKWRPRRMSKTRGTLLIHIQLVKKGVKQSEQHKVESSVCLRSHTFLQRNLRRCKRVPVKKGKKRRKRRTDDSQGSRVAKQPRLRSNKGRHGRISNSSADDGSLNKSCSHSSHEEVNYQADTRVTVEMNPCTVALETTNAKRNTLEKKTSGFRDLLAQLRGSSSIIVRETR
- the LOC122761243 gene encoding UDP-glucuronosyltransferase 1-6-like — protein: MWKAAVFVLLLLNVDTQVNGAAGDTKDSVKENPRPETQVKTEEAGASGSIPAKQAASPAFLGNLLVIPMDGSHWITTKAVAQQMGRRGHRVTVVIPEVSMRMGPGKHYDTVTHSVPYDTAFIESVLALQKENMQNSGLSFMEKTKKKIAHFQGIIGLLHTTAESLLFNASLISHLAQQGFDAVLTDPAVPTGVLIARKLGIPVVNLLRGIPCSLEMKAAGCPSPPSYVPRFFTRYTDKMTFKERTVNTLIALLEPLLCKLIFWHFDHVTHQFLGEQVGVAEVLSNSDIWLLRIDFTLEFPRPVMPNVILVGGINCNVRAPLPEDLETWVSGEHGFIVFTLGTMVSDLPEETTSIFLEAFGQIPQKVIWRYTGHLPDNVPENVKIMKWVPQNDLLAHSGARAFITHAGSNGLFEGLCHGVPMVMLPLFGDQPDNAEKMAKRGAGVVLDITCITTESLLQGLNEVIYDVRYKENMQKLSALHKDQPIRPLDLAVYWTEYVMRHKGAKHLKSAVHELNWIQYFCLDVIATLVTIVLVFGILTIKCMKMCFRKLSRKNKQD